The Verrucomicrobiota bacterium DNA segment ACGCGATGGATTTCAACGACGACGTGGTGCTCATGGGCCACGACGGGCCAGGGCACATCAAGATTGCGGAAGGGAAAACCAAAGTCCGCCCGCTCAAAGTTTATCACGGCAAAGTCGGTCGCGGCCTGTCCGTCGAGATGTCCGTGAAACACGGCCCGGTCACGTTGCTCTCCGTGGTGCAAACCGTGGACGGCAAATTAAAATTCCTCGTGGCCGAAGGCGAATCTGTTGCTGGTCCAATTCTTGAAATTGGAAACACAAACAGCCGTTATCGCTTTTCAATCGGCGCGCGCAAATTCGTAAATGACTGGAACGCGCACGGCCCGGCGCATCACTGCGCCGTCGGCGTTGGCCACATCGCCGACAAGATTGACAAGCTCGGTCAGTTGCTTGGTATCGAGACCGCGCGTGTCTGTTAAACTTCCAATTATGAATCCATTCCTCGGCGTGGTTTACCACTGGATCGGCGGGCTGGCGGCCGGAAGTTTTTATCTGCCGTTTCGCGGCGTGAAAAAATGGTCGTGGGAAACCTACTGGCTCGTCAACGGCGTGTTCAGTTGGATTCTCGCGCCGCTCGTGATGGCGTCGCTGCTGGTGCCGGACGCGCTGGACATTTTGCGCCACGCGGACAGTGGCGCGCTGGGCTGGGCATATTTCTGGGGCGCGATGTGGGGCATCGGCGGGCTGACGTTCGGGCTTTCAGTGCGTTACCTCGGCATTGCGCTGGGCTACGGCATCGCGCTCGGTTTTTGCGCCGCGTTCGGCACGCTGATCCCGCCGGCCTACTTCGGTGAACTTGGAAGAATCGCCGGCGAAACTTCCGGCCGCTTCGTCCTGCTCGGCGTGGCGGTCTGCCTCGGCGGAATTTTCGCCAGCGGCCTGGCGGGAAAATCCAAGGAGGGCGAACTGAGCGCGGAGCAGAAAAAGGCGCACGTTGCGGAGTTCAATTTTCTCAAGGGCGTGATGGTCGCCGCGTTCGCCGGTGTGATGAGCGCGTGCATGAGCTTCGCGTTCGCCGCAGGAAAACCGATCGCGGCGGCGGCGAAGGCCAGCCTCCTTGCGCACGGACGTTCCGACGTGTGGCAGAATCTCCCGCTGCTAATCGTCATCCTGCTCGGCGGCTTCACGACGAACTTCTTCTGGTGCGTCATCCTCAACGTGAAAAACAGATCCGCGCGCGAGTACCTCGACGCCGCGACGCCGCTGCCGTTGAACTATATCCTCTCTGCGCTGGCCGGCGTCACGTGGTATCTGCAATTTTTCTTTTACGGCATGGGCACGACGAAGATGGGCAAATACGATTTCTCCAGTTGGACTTTGCACATGGTCAGCATCATCATCTTCAGCACGCTCTGGGGCGTGGTGCTGAAGGAATGGCGCGGCACGAGCAAAAAGACCCACGCGCTCATCGCCGTCGGGTTGGCGGTGTTGATTTTGTCCACGCTCATCATCGGCTACGGCAATTTTCTCAAAGCTCGCGCTAGCCGTGACCGAGTCAATTGATGTCATCGGACTACATACGGCGCGGCCGGTTCATCATGGGTTTCCTCCACCCACTGGCGCAGCATCTGCCGGTGCTGCTCCAGCGCTGCCTGGTAAGTCGGATTCTCCGCAAGGTTTTTCATTTCGCCGGGGTCTTTGTCCAAGTCAATCAACTGTTCCCGGTGTTTCCCTGAGTCATAGATGCTGTACTTGTAACGCAGCGACCGCAGCGACCGACCGATTTCGCTCTCGACTACCAGTTGGTCGCGCCAGGATCGCGGCTTCCGGCCTTCCGCCAGCGGCCTGACGCTGCGGCCCGGAAGGCCCGACGGCAGGGCGATGCCCGCGTAATCACACAGGGTTGGGGTCAAGTTCAGTCCGTTGGAAACCAGATGTTCTTTGTCCACTAGCCCGGGCTTGGTCACGCCTTTGAAACTGACGATGAATGGAATCCGCGTGGCCTCTTCGTAGAGAACGCATTTGTGCTCCAAGCGATGGGCCGAGTCCATGTCGCCGTGATCACTGGTGAAGACAATCAGGGTGTTCTTCTCCAGCCCCGCAGCGCGGAGAGCTTGAAGAAGTTTGCCAATTTCGGCGTCCACCCGCTCCGTCAGCCGGGCATAGGCCCAGCGATGCAATCGCCAATCCTCGTCGCCCCAGTGCCGGCGCACATAGACGCGGGAGGGCAGCTCCCGCCGCGCATTTGTTTCAATGACTTCCGCCTCTAAGGCCGGGATCTCATGATTCGACGGGAGCGGCGGACACAGCTTCCGAAAAAATTCCTCCGGGGAAATGTTGGCCGGCAACCGCATCGCCTCGGCCAAATTCTGGGCCGAACGTCCGGCGTACACCTTTTCGCCCTGACTTCGCGCGCAGTCATTGATCGCCATCATGCAGATGTCGTGCGGGTTGATGAAGGACGCCACCAGCAAAAAAGGCTTCTCCCGTTTGCGCCGGATGAAATCCGCGCCGTCATCCGCCAGCCCCATCCCAATCTCCTTGGAGATGTAATCGAAGCCGATTTCTTCCAGGCTCATCGGCAAGTGCACCTTGCCGCCGTAGGCCGCGTCGTAACCGGCGTTCCGGAAGAGCCGGCCCAAAGATCGCTCCAAGATCGTTGCGGGCACTTTCAACTTGGGGGCATCCTTGTTGCTGGGGACATCCTGGTTGAACCTCAGACCGATCGTGCTGGGCATGAGACCGGTCATCAGGCTGAAGCGCGACGGCTCGCAAACCGGGTTGGCGCAATACGCCCGTTCGAACCGTGCGCCCGCCCGGGCCAGACTGTCCATCGCGGGCGTTTTCAAATA contains these protein-coding regions:
- the rhaT gene encoding L-rhamnose/proton symporter RhaT, producing the protein MNPFLGVVYHWIGGLAAGSFYLPFRGVKKWSWETYWLVNGVFSWILAPLVMASLLVPDALDILRHADSGALGWAYFWGAMWGIGGLTFGLSVRYLGIALGYGIALGFCAAFGTLIPPAYFGELGRIAGETSGRFVLLGVAVCLGGIFASGLAGKSKEGELSAEQKKAHVAEFNFLKGVMVAAFAGVMSACMSFAFAAGKPIAAAAKASLLAHGRSDVWQNLPLLIVILLGGFTTNFFWCVILNVKNRSAREYLDAATPLPLNYILSALAGVTWYLQFFFYGMGTTKMGKYDFSSWTLHMVSIIIFSTLWGVVLKEWRGTSKKTHALIAVGLAVLILSTLIIGYGNFLKARASRDRVN
- a CDS encoding sulfatase-like hydrolase/transferase, which produces MISAAGLVGEVNAAAAAGMPSGQRPNILLILTDQQHAGMLRCAGNKYLKTPAMDSLARAGARFERAYCANPVCEPSRFSLMTGLMPSTIGLRFNQDVPSNKDAPKLKVPATILERSLGRLFRNAGYDAAYGGKVHLPMSLEEIGFDYISKEIGMGLADDGADFIRRKREKPFLLVASFINPHDICMMAINDCARSQGEKVYAGRSAQNLAEAMRLPANISPEEFFRKLCPPLPSNHEIPALEAEVIETNARRELPSRVYVRRHWGDEDWRLHRWAYARLTERVDAEIGKLLQALRAAGLEKNTLIVFTSDHGDMDSAHRLEHKCVLYEEATRIPFIVSFKGVTKPGLVDKEHLVSNGLNLTPTLCDYAGIALPSGLPGRSVRPLAEGRKPRSWRDQLVVESEIGRSLRSLRYKYSIYDSGKHREQLIDLDKDPGEMKNLAENPTYQAALEQHRQMLRQWVEETHDEPAAPYVVR